Genomic DNA from Methanobrevibacter wolinii SH:
CTAAATCTAATACAATGGGAGAAATTGATGGAAGACATAAACTTGAAGATAATGGAGTTAAAGTTGTAGAAACTGATTTAGGAGATAGACTATTACAACTTAAGAAACATGATAATAGACCATCACATAATACTGCTCCTGCAGCACATTTAAGTATTGATGAAATTACTGAAATTGTAAACAATGCTCTTGGTACTAATGTTCCACCAGTTCATCAAACTATTCTTGAAACTTGTCGTTCAAATGTATTAAAATATGTTAATGAGGCAAAAGTTGGTATTACTGGAGCTAATGCAATTGCAGCTGAAGATGGAGCATTTGCTATTGTTCATAATGAGTATAATGTTGCATATGCTTCAAGTAGAAATCTCCATATTGTTCTTGCAGGTATTGATAAATTAGTTCCTACTATTGAAGATTGCGTTTCAATATGTAAACTTGAGGCAGTTTATGGAACTGGTACTCCAATATCCTCTTATATTAATATTATTGCAGGACCATCAAAAACAGCAGATATTGAGAAAAAACTTTTAAAACCAATGTATGGTGCAGAAAGAGTCGTTGTTATATTTTTAGACAATGGAAGAAGTAAATCTCGTGATGAATGTTTATGGTGTATTAATTGTGGTAATTGTGTAGTATCTTGTCCAGTTTATAATTCTGTAGGTAATGATTTTGGATTCAATTATTATCTTGGTGGACGAGGTATTGCAATGAGTAGATACCTTAATGAAAATGAGGTAAAGGATGATGATAAATTATATATGTGTACTTTATGTGGTATGTGTACCTTAAATTGTCCAGTTGCTACTCCAACTAATAAAATCATGGAAGATCTTAGATCTAAAACTGATTATCATATGAAACCACATAAACATATTAGGGATAATATTGAAAATAATGGTTCACCATATGATTAAATTTTTAAATTTATCTATTTGACTTTGTTGAAATCCTTAGAATAAACTTTCTTAAAATAGATTTTTAAGATTTGGCTTTGTTGAAATCATTAGTATAAACTTTCTTAAAATAGATTTTTAAGATTTAACTTTGTTGAAATTCTTAAAATTTTTAAAATAAACTTTCTTAAAAATTGATTTTCAAGTATTAACTAAGTTTAAAATTTTTATAATAAATGGTTTTCAACAGATTAATATTTTAATTAATGAAATATTTTAAATATTTAATTAATATTTTATATTATTTTTTTATAAAATCAATTTTAAGCATTTTTTTTAAGTGTTTAATTGATTTTAATTTAATAATTTTATTTAATTTTTTAGTTTATATTTTAAATTTTAAATAAACTATTTATATTAAATAAAATATATTATTAAGTCATGTATAAATTTATTATTTAAAATTAGTTTTACATATTATATTTTTTTAAATTAAATTATTTGTTTATAAATTTTTAAATATTAGATTATTTCTACATTTTATTAAATTAGTTTAAAATTTATTTATTTTTATATTACTAATACAAAAGATTTATATCTGTATATTAATATATTTTTAATTAATAAATGATAATAAAAATATTTTATTAGTTTTTAATATTATATTAATTATTTAGTCGGTATTTAATGAGTGTATTATAAGTATATTTTTAATAAATAATTATTCTATTTTAAAATATTTTATAATCAATAGTAAATAATAATACTTGGAGGATAATATATTGCTTTTATTAATAAGTCCAATTAATCATGAAGAAGCTGTAGAAGCTATTGAAGGTGGAGCAGATATTGTAGATGTAAAAAATCCTAAAGAAGGTTCCCTTGGAGCAAATTTCCCTTGGGTTATTAAAGATATTAGGAGTATAACTCCTTCTGATAAATTAGTATCTGCAACTATTGGGGATGTTCCATATAAACCAGGTACTGTTTCTCTTGCTAGTTTAGGTGCACTTGTATCTGGTGCAGATTATATTAAAGTAGGTTTATATGGTACTCAAAATTATGAACAAGCTGTAGAAGTTATGAAAAATGTTGTAAAAACTGTTAAAGATGAATCTCCTGACACTATTGTTGTTGCAGCAGGTTATGCAGATGCTGATAGGGTTGGAGCAGTTTCACCTTGGGATATTCCTAAAGTAGCTCGTGATTCTGGTGCAGATTTAGCTATGTTAGATACTGCAGTTAAAGATGGAAAAACTTTATTTGATTTCATGACTATGGAAGATCTTGAAAAATGGGTTGCTGAAGCTCAAGAATATGATTTAAAAACAGCTCTTGCAGGTTCAGTTAAAAAAGAACAATTAAAACCTTTAAATGACTTAAATTGTGATGTAGTTGGTATCCGTGGAGCAGCATGTGTTGATGGAGATAGAAATACTGGTCACATTGATAGAACTGCAGTTAAAGGATTAAAAGATTTAGTTGATTCATTTAATTAAATTATTTTAATTTT
This window encodes:
- a CDS encoding LUD domain-containing protein; its protein translation is MDEREIKQMKNSFKMLKSRSDEIINNPRTKKLQKRVQDIRKEAIKNNEKLIDEVKDSFKRNDIEYYFAADGDEAINLMLKLINEYDSENKLVIKSKSNTMGEIDGRHKLEDNGVKVVETDLGDRLLQLKKHDNRPSHNTAPAAHLSIDEITEIVNNALGTNVPPVHQTILETCRSNVLKYVNEAKVGITGANAIAAEDGAFAIVHNEYNVAYASSRNLHIVLAGIDKLVPTIEDCVSICKLEAVYGTGTPISSYINIIAGPSKTADIEKKLLKPMYGAERVVVIFLDNGRSKSRDECLWCINCGNCVVSCPVYNSVGNDFGFNYYLGGRGIAMSRYLNENEVKDDDKLYMCTLCGMCTLNCPVATPTNKIMEDLRSKTDYHMKPHKHIRDNIENNGSPYD
- a CDS encoding (5-formylfuran-3-yl)methyl phosphate synthase; translation: MLLLISPINHEEAVEAIEGGADIVDVKNPKEGSLGANFPWVIKDIRSITPSDKLVSATIGDVPYKPGTVSLASLGALVSGADYIKVGLYGTQNYEQAVEVMKNVVKTVKDESPDTIVVAAGYADADRVGAVSPWDIPKVARDSGADLAMLDTAVKDGKTLFDFMTMEDLEKWVAEAQEYDLKTALAGSVKKEQLKPLNDLNCDVVGIRGAACVDGDRNTGHIDRTAVKGLKDLVDSFN